A window of the Lactuca sativa cultivar Salinas chromosome 7, Lsat_Salinas_v11, whole genome shotgun sequence genome harbors these coding sequences:
- the LOC111892681 gene encoding probable disease resistance protein At4g19060, with translation MAPEIVDDDIKHLLEKISHDIQRIGDQQNLMTRYYSLDFDFNDVKDILTHTRNPNYNGDWLSARKENLYYLNNLLNEWQLINKRNSFAHVKDREACLNIKKSLKKMMKEFKGEESSSRGDAEYSVTRHQDPKHLTFERNKKDVYRWSSRHGPRKVHGFENNVMAMERELVMRNINVPYKVFGVVGVAGIRKTTLCQDIFCRKILKCLGIEDEVISDVAKEGDEHGLRKLILLIRLQLIGKRYFIVLDDAWNDAKFFLKLIRTEDPNMKWGEELAYALPKGCGGTVISSSSFCSPLLKMMFGKDLSLLYLKPHTKEIIDQIFRDTVIGYVEDEREFPKHLDELKMEILKKCDGIPLAAKLLAKIAREPLPLKLKPPPPTSVVGGNELCYCKFVFLIKENEIMT, from the exons ATGGCTCCTGAGATTGTGGATGATGATATTAAACATCTTCTCGAAAAAATCAGTCATGACATTCAACGTATAGGTGATCAGCAAAATCTAATGACTAGATACTattcattagattttgattttaatgATGTGAAGGACATCCTCACGCATACAAGAAATCCAAATTATAATGGGGATTGGTTGAGTGCAAGAAAGGAGAATCTTTATTACCTCAACAACTTGTTGAATGAATGGCAACTCATCAACAAACGCAACTCATTTGCTCATGTTAAAGATCGTGAAGCATGTCTGAACATCAAGAAGAGCTTAAAGAAGATGATGAAGGAATTCAAAGGTGAAGAATCCAGTTCAAGAGGTGATGCAGAATACTCTGTTACTCGTCATCAAGACCCAAAACACCTCACTTTTGAAAGAAACAAGAAAGATGTTTACAGGTGGAGCTCCAGGCATGGACCGAGGAAAGTTCATGGTTTTGAAAACAATGTCATGGCCATGGAGAGGGAGCTTGTCATGCGAAATATTAATGTTCCATATAAGGTTTTTGGGGTTGTGGGAGTCGCCGGAATTAGGAAAACGACTCTTTGTCAGGACATTTTTTGCCGGAA GATCTTGAAATGTCTCGGAATAGAAGATGAAGTCATAAGTGATGTAGCAAAGGAAGGTGACGAACATGGACTCCGGAAACTGATTCTTCTTATCCGGCTACAACTGATTGGAAAAAGATATTTCATTGTTCTCGATGATGCTTGGAACGATGCCAAATTCTTCTTGAAATTGATTCGAACGGAAGACCCGAATATGAAATGGGGTGAGGAGTTGGCATACGCGTTGCCAAAAGGGTGTGGTGGAACAGTCATTTCGTCGAGCAG TTTTTGCTCACCTCTACTAAAAATGATGTTTGGGAAAGATTTAAGTTTGCTTTATTTGAAGCCACACACCAAGGAGATCATTGATCAGATTTTTCGAGATACGGTGATTGGGTATGTGGAAGACGAGAGGGAATTCCCTAAGCATTTGGATGAATTGAAAATGGAGATACTAAAAAAGTGTGATGGAATACCGTTGGCTGCAAAATTGCTTGCTAAAATTGCTCGGGAACCATTGCCGCTAAAGCTGAAACCCCCACCGCCAACAAGCGTCGTCGGAGGTAATGAGCTTTGTTATTGTAAGTTTGTTTTCTTGATAAAGGAAAATGAGATTATGACATAA